A region of Paramormyrops kingsleyae isolate MSU_618 chromosome 17, PKINGS_0.4, whole genome shotgun sequence DNA encodes the following proteins:
- the sipa1l3 gene encoding signal-induced proliferation-associated 1-like protein 3, protein MRAGGGPSHSTPPRPLLSSSSSSSCSSFSSSPAPHRAPTLRQDACPFPSCSPPGPELRPRTMSSYRDRTHCAPELLEVEGGPPSFCSLPPSSQIPLPDFQMSNGHSSSEPSAPPRVCVPKMGVRARIAEWPPRRERSQESLLENGHGGQSGAPLGRGTIPRITRLQSKDVEFRDGIRGGSPRLFRPAAPLQQRSSSEVTLSEQDDAEAEVRTGIFREYGSTSSIDVQGVPEQSFFDMLSQFHQERPDQRSTAPAHLGELLRVENSAPNPAPSPAPQAVSPAPRLDEGSLRVRKKSGGTESSLGTSSLFRKLRSSSRSEVETVRGELDEGRPPEARRTWQCPKSFAHYDVQSMLFDLHEASSQRAHVAQRRNTGASAASTVSPPAVEPGFSSTDDLSCPELAPPLGSEACDDTLAPLLLSCPHFCNETGGCSERNVSFLSSWAGVGPAGAGPAVSTRCANASVSVLEVAPDQQLATRLERFKHYSIEHVDLGARYYRDYFHGREHSTYFGTDDKLGAVAVSIRREKLEDTKDLKDQYQYRLILRTNEMVTLRGSILEDSVASTARHGTARGLPLKEVLECATPELSVSCLRLALNTPKVSEQLLKLDEQGLSQKQKVGILLCRAGQSTEEEMYNNEEATPSFRAFLDLLGEQVCLRGFTKYAAQLDTKTDSTGTHSLYTTYLDYEVMFHVSTMLPYMPNNPQQLLRKRHIGNDIVTIIFQEPGALPFTPQNIRSQFQHVFVIVRVHNPCTDDVSYSVAVTRMKDVPMFGPPIPNGVTFRNPEVFRDFLLAKVINAETAAHKSEKFHTMARRTRQEYLRDLVENCASGTFLDSAGKLNNLISLASKKRERARAREGAELGALGAVTWRVTAQDFSGGGAELACVLGVSGEYVVLVDCGTKGVVFNCYCADVIGWTPERLALKIYYGRGDHIAVRVPEGWAQDIREIVQRLKALTVGCETVDMTLRRNGLGQLGFHVRLDGTVAEVEEYGFAWQAGLRQGSRLVEICKVAAVTLSHEQMIDLLRTSVTVKVVIIPPYDEGGPRRGCTEEYEMKTVEQKVEPEPVVAVYRPSHRTPAWRWDSPPATHSGTPVQRWTPVGPPQSLPRTHKVAVPIPYREVQHLPTKRPVSFPENHYNIPLTGGDRVLPYRNPSASFSAPSSTLATAGLGGPGLGGPFVRYKPSPDRYGMSQRPLLGYEPHMNLDMASSGESSSGFTSQGSTMERVKPEPLWHMPVSSRVPPVGGGGTQKRSSRQDPPGKDSPNRHSKGEAQYSSHSSSNTLSSNASSSHSEERWFDGGMGGSGGLGDPAEPDLDPLAKGGSSDSGIDASTLYTPSPGTKPVKPPRSHLSSQKPLHGSATYSGLQELASRSGDGRRRESSPALPASSSQSKNYRTRTFPPPGASADSFKPSRTCYTPQGYKTPPAEKSRPVRATTITPTLGTSQQLSSSVPKTSYSKSKHNAWQHHQDSVAAGTCTGSSSDSCSSKKQVDVNSKNVFGQPRLRASLRDLRSPRRSHKSTIEDDLKKLIIMDQPSEAPHRDVSPRRSLQRTFSDESLCSGRRDSSFASTTLFDTPTTQSDLLFTCTLPTRRHIHSSAHSSLVPSKKVPLSASELSLTEVRDKVPPLRRLDPGLMPLPDTACGLEWASLVNAAKAYEVQRAVSLFSLSEPPVGATDLRLAPSPIHFHTAQTPRTTPTFASDEIPSDLSGRLYHLEVMLKQLNNDLEKEKQDKVALLAEMANLRENNQRLQEESLSASEQLRKFSQMLTATQGDRK, encoded by the exons ATGCGTGCGGGAGGCGGCCCGAGCCACAGCACGCCTCCGCggcctctcctctcctcctcttcctcctccagctgctcgTCGTTCTCCtcctcccctgccccccaccgCGCCCCCACCCTGCGGCAGGAtgcctgccccttcccctcctGCTCTCCCCCAGGCCCTGAGCTCCGCCCCAGGACCATGAGCTCGTACAGAGACCGAACACATTGCGCCCCTGAGCTGctggaggtggagggggggccTCCCAGCTTCTGCTCCCTGCCTCCTTCCTCCCAGATCCCCCTGCCGGACTTCCAGATGTCCAACGGGCACTCCTCGTCCGAACCATCGGCCCCCCCTCGGGTGTGCGTGCCCAAGATGGGCGTACGGGCACGCATTGCCGAGTGGCCCCCCCGGCGGGAGCGCTCGCAAGAGTCCCTGCTGGAGAACGGGCACGGCGGGCAGTCAGGGGCCCCACTGGGGCGTGGCACCATACCGCGCATCACGCGCCTGCAGTCTAAGGACGTGGAGTTCCGGGACGGGATTCGGGGCGGCTCTCCCAGGCTCTTTCGGCCGGCAGCGCCACTGCAGCAGCGTTCGAGCAGTGAGGTGACCCTGAGCGAACAGGACGATGCGGAGGCGGAGGTACGGACTGGTATCTTCCGCGAGTACGGCAGCACCTCCTCCATCGACGTGCAGGGTGTCCCAGAGCAGAGCTTCTTCGACATGCTCAGCCAGTTCCACCAGGAACGGCCCGACCAGCGCAGCACTGCCCCCGCGCATCTTGGGGAGCTCCTCCGGGTTGAAAACTCTGCCCCCAATCCTgcccccagccccgccccccaggcTGTGAGCCCCGCCCCCCGCCTGGATGAAGGCTCCCTCCGGGTTAGGAAGAAGAGCGGCGGCACCGAATCATCGCTGGGCACGTCGTCGCTCTTCCGCAAGCTGCGCAGCTCCAGCCGTAGCGAGGTGGAAACGGTGCGGGGTGAGCTGGACGAAGGGCGCCCCCCAGAGGCCAGGAGGACCTGGCAGTGCCCAAAGAGTTTTGCCCACTACGACGTGCAGAGCATGTTGTTCGACCTGCACGAGGCCTCCAGCCAGCGTGCCCACGTGGCACAGCGCCGCAACACCGGGGCGTCAGCTGCCTCTACTGTTTCCCCCCCCGCCGTGGAGCCCGGCTTCTCCAGCACAGATGACCTGAGCTGCCCAGAGCTGGCTCCCCCTCTTGGCTCGGAGGCTTGCGACGACACTCTGGCACCACTGCTGCTCAGCTGCCCTCACTTCTGCAACGAGACGGGCGGCTGCTCCGAGCGCAATGTCAGCTTCCTGAGCTCGTGGGCGGGGGTGGGGCcggcgggggcggggccagcGGTGAGCACACGTTGCGCCAACGCCAGCGTCTCCGTGCTGGAGGTGGCCCCCGATCAGCAGCTGGCCACCCGCCTCGAACGTTTCAAGCACTACAGCATCGAGCACGTGGACCTGGGCGCGCGCTACTACCGGGACTACTTCCACGGCCGCG AGCACTCAACCTACTTTGGGACGGACGACAAGTTGGGTGCGGTGGCCGTCAGCATTCGTAGGGAGAAGCTGGAGGACACCAAGGACTTGAAGGACCAGTACCAGTACCGGCTCATCTTACGGACCAACGAG ATGGTGACACTGCGCGGGTCAATCCTGGAGGATTCGGTGGCGTCGACGGCGCGGCATGGCACAGCGCGGGGGTTACCGCTGAAGGAGGTGCTGGAGTGCGCCACCCCCGAACTGAGCGTGTCCTGCCTGCGGCTAGCGCTCAACACCCCCAAGGTCAGCGAGCAGCTCCTCAAGCTGGACGAGCAAGGG ctgAGCCAGAAGCAGAAGGTGGGAATTCTGCTATGCCGGGCCGGCCAGAGCACAGAGGAGGAGATGTACAACAACGAGGAGGCTACACCCTCCTTCCGCGCCTTCCTCGACCTGCTGGGGGAGCAGGTGTGCCTGCGGGGGTTCACCAAGTACGCCGCCCAGTTGGACACCAAGA CGGATTCGACAGGAACGCACTCGCTGTACACCACCTACCTGGACTACGAGGTCATGTTCCATGTCTCCACCATGCTGCCCTACATGCCCAACAACCCGCAGCAG CTCCTGAGGAAGAGGCACATCGGCAACGACATCGTCACCATCATCTTCCAGGAGCCTGGCGCGCTGCCCTTCACGCCACAGAACATCCGCTCGCAGTTCCAACACGTCTTCGTCATCGTCCGTGTGCACAACCCCTGCACCGATGACGTTTCCTACAG CGTGGCTGTGACGCGCATGAAGGACGTGCCCATGTTTGGGCCACCCATCCCCAACGGCGTGACCTTCCGCAACCCGGAAGTGTTCCGGGACTTCCTGCTGGCCAAGGTGATCAACGCGGAGACCGCCGCCCACAAGTCGGAGAAGTTCCACACCATGGCCCGGCGCACGCGGCAGGAGTACCTGCGCGACCTGGTCGAGAACTGCGCCAGCGGCACCTTCCTGGACTCGGCAGGAAAGCTCAACAACCTCATATCGCTGGCCTCCAAGAAACGGGAGCGGGCACGGGCCCGTGAGGGGGCCGAGCTGGGAGCACTGGGGGCCGTGACCTGGCGCGTCACGGCCCAAGACTTCAGCGGGGGCGGGGCGGAACTGGCCTGCGTGCTGGGCGTGTCCGGCGAGTACGTCGTGCTGGTGGACTGTGGCACCAAGGGGGTGGTCTTCAACTGCTATTGCGCCGATGTCATCGGTTGGACTCCTGAACGCCTGGCCCTGAAGATTTACTACGGCCGGGGTGACCACATTGCCGTCAGGGTGCCCGAGGGCTGGGCCCAGGACATACGCGAGATCGTCCAACGGCTGAAG gccctGACGGTGGGCTGTGAGACGGTGGACATGACCCTGCGGCGGAACGGCCTGGGCCAGCTGGGCTTCCACGTGCGGCTGGATGGTACCgtggccgaggtggaggagtACGGCTTTGCCTGGCAGGCCGGCCTGCGGCAGGGGAGCCGCCTGGTGGAGATCTGCAAGGTGGCCGCCGTCACGCTGTCCCACGAGCAGATGATCGACCTGCTGCGCACCTCCGTCACCGTCAAGGTGGTCATCATCCCGCCCTACGACGAGGGGGGGCCGCGCAG GGGCTGCACTGAAGAGTACGAAATGAAGACGGTGGAGCAGAAAGTGGAGCCGGAGCCAGTGGTGGCAGTGTACCGCCCCTCCCACCGCACTCCCGCCTGGCGCTGGGACAGCCCCCCCGCCACCCACAGTGGCACTCCTGTTCAGCGCTGGACCCCAGTGGGGCCCCCACAGTCCCTGCCTCGTACCCATAAGGTCGCGGTGCCCATCCCATACAGGGAGGTCCAGCACCTTCCCACCAAGAG GCCAGTGAGCTTCCCTGAAAATCATTACAACATCCCTCTGACAGGAGGCGACAGAGTGCTTCCGTACCGCAACCCCTCGGCAAGCTTCTCTGCTCCGAGTTCAACGCTGGCCACAGCTGGGCTCGGGGGGCCGGGTCTGGGCGGGCCTTTTGTGCGCTACAAACCTTCACCCGACAG GTACGGCATGTcgcagcgccccctactgggcTACGAGCCGCACATGAACCTGGACATGGCATCGAGTGGGGAGTCGTCGTCCGGATTCACCAGTCAGGGCAGCACCATGGAGCGGGTCAAACCTG AACCCCTGTGGCACATGCCGGTGTCCTCACGGGTGCCCCCTGTGGGCGGGGGAGGCACACAGAAGCGATCAAGCCGGCAGGATCCCCCCGGGAAGGACTCTCCCAACCGGCACTCAAAG GGGGAGGCCCAGTACTCCAGCCACTCCAGCAGCAACACGCTCTCCAGCAACGCCTCCAGCAGCCACAGTGAGGAGCGCTGGTTCGACGGCGGCATGGGCGGCTCAGGGGGGCTGGGCGACCCGGCGGAGCCAGACCTGGACCCCCTAGCCAAGGGCGGCTCCAGCGACAGCGGCATCGACGCCTCCACCCTTTACACGCCGAGCCCCGGCACCAAGCCGGTTAAGCCGCCGCGTAGCCACCTCAGCTCCCAGAAGCCCCTGCACGGCTCGGCCACCTACAGCGGCCTCCAGGAGCTCGCCAGCCGTTCTGGGGACGGTCGGAGGAGGGAGTCGTCCCCGGCcctgcctgcctcgtccagCCAGAGCAAGAATTACCGCACTCGCACATTCCCGCCACCGGGGGCCTCGGCGGACTCCTTTAAGCCCAG CCGGACCTGCTACACCCCACAAGGGTACAAGACCCCACCGGCAGAGAAATCGCGGCCTGTTAGGGCCACCACCATTACACCGACCTTAGGGACGTCGCAGCAGTTGTCCAGCTCGGTGCCCAAGACCTCCTACAGCAAGAGCAAACACAACGCCTGGCAGCACCACCAGGACTCCGTCGCTGCCGGCACCTGCACTGGCAGCAGCTCGGACAGCTGCAGCAGCAAGAA GCAGGTGGACGTGAATTCGAAGAACGTGTTCGGCCAGCCGCGCCTCCGCGCCTCCCTGAGGGACCTCCGCTCTCCCCGGCGCTCCCACAAGAGCACCATCGAAGACGACCTGAAGAAGCTCATCATCATGGACCAGCCCAGCGAGGCGCCTCACAGAGATGTG TCCCCGCGGCGGAGCCTCCAGCGCACCTTCTCGGACGAGAGCCTCTGCAGCGGCCGGCGGGACTCCAGCTTCGCCAGCACGACGCTGTTCGACACCCCGACCACGCAGAGTGACCTGCTGTTCACCTGCACCCTGCCCACGCGCCGGCACATCCACAGCTCCGCCCACAGCTCACTTGTGCCCAGTAAGAAGG taccgctgtctgcctctgagctgtCACTGACGGAGGTGCGTGACAAAGTGCCCCCCCTCCGCCGCCTGGACCCCGGACTCATGCCCCTCCCTGACACAGCCTGTGGCCTGGAGTGGGCTAGCTTGGTCAACGCCGCTAAGGCCTACGAGG TGCAGAGGGCGGTGTCCCTGTTCTCCCTCAGTGAGCCGCCAGTGGGGGCCACAGACCTGCGACTGGCCCCCAGCCCGATCCATTTTCATACGGCCCAGACCCCTCGCACGACCCCGACCTTCGCCAG TGACGAAATCCCCAGTGATCTTTCAGGCCGCCTCTACCACCTGGAGGTGATGCTGAAGCAGCTAAACAACGATCTAGAGAAG GAGAAGCAGGACAAGGTGGCCCTGCTGGCAGAGATGGCCAACCTGCGGGAGAACAACCAGCGGCTTCAGGAAGAGTCACTGTCGGCCAGCGAGCAGCTCCGCAAGTTCAGCCAGATGCTCACTGCCACccagggagacaggaagtga
- the meiosin gene encoding uncharacterized protein meiosin, with the protein MAPRRSRRGDRRKEERDLCASLKEIAAMLPISGTMLTKKETLAHVLRYLDFLWSHIQKLQAHLPSHCLPKAHDKVCGDSDSSESILSETNTEPCRPPNSHRAQLKHRRGRPHKPPLNIELWADVQDKQRRHYMLDTYESVSEDDDAPDIQSVKNGWSDCAECRSVYQETQAVQDSDSLPSSLDSGVSLSQLVTQTVPHRGQGLEKEAEKLICDHCEAHTGSEEGSFLDSQLSGTEGILLKDHMLGSTTSVHKKHPPTIGSSLEWTSPLALFPVSDTQESLNLSPSLLNSPARGVTSLLLPEGQDYLQALFEDVWVSPKASPAQAPSSPERSLDDPVLQLRNGEELDSQRDDEDSNWSPTQRGPSWKRRSTISRRPGTHSRLKKKCVNGFIMFCRVNRKVYLRCHPGTPSTVVTKELANLWHIMPKQERRVYSMKARRFSCQQNRNVKLKGEVEGEEDVVPSPLHTLLAHRDYSAARGVLQGHPHMLSCTENI; encoded by the exons G GAAGGAAGAACGAGACCTTTGCGCCAGCCTGAAAGAGATCGCTGCTATGCTCCCCATCAGTGGCACCATGCTCACCAAA AAGGAAACACTGGCCCATGTGCTGCGTTACCTGGACTTCCTCTGGAGCCACATACAGAAGCTACAAGCTCACCTGCCGTCTCACTGCCTCCCCAAGGCTCATGACAAAG TGTGTGGGGATTCTGACTCAAGTGAGAGCATCCTTTCAGAGACGAATACAGAACCCTGTAGACCCCCTAACTCCCACCGAGCCCAGCTGAAGCACAGGCGTGGCAGGCCACACAAGCCCCCTCTCAACATAG AGTTATGGGCAGATGTGCAAGACAAGCAAAGGAGACACTACATGTTGGACACATATGAGAGCGTCAGTGAAGACGATGATGCCCCTGACATCCAATCAGTGAAGAATGGATGGAGTGATTGCGCAGAGTGTCGATCTGTTTATCAAGAGACACAAGCAGTGCAGGACAGCGACTCTCTGCCGAGCTCTCTGGACTCAGGAGTCAGTCTCAGCCAGCTGGTAACACAGACGGTTCCACACAGAG GCCAGGGCCTGGAAAAAGAGGCTGAAAAACTTATTTGTGACCACTGTGAAGCCCACACAGGCAGCGAAGAGGGCAGCTTCCTAGACTCTCAATTGTCCGG GACTGAAGGAATTCTCCTGAAGGACCACATGCTGGGGTCAACCACCTCAGTGCATAAGAAGCACCCCCCTACCATAGGGTCTTCACTTGAATGGACATCCCCGTTGGCTCTGTTCCCAGTCTCTGACACCCAAGAGAGTCTGAATCTCAGCCCCTCCCTCCTCAATTCTCCTGCCCGGGGCGTCACCAGCCTCCTGCTGCCTGAAGGGCAAGATTACTTGCAAG CGCTATTTGAAGATGTCTGGGTCAGCCCCAAAGCCAGCCCTGCCCAAGCTCCCAGCTCGCCGGAACGTTCCCTGGATGATCCG GTCCTCCAGCTGAGGAATGGCGAGGAGCTGGATTCTCAGAGGGACGACGAAGACTCAAACTGGAGCCCTACACAGCGGGGCCCTTCATGGAAAAGAAGATCCACCATCAGTAGGCGGCCAGGCACCCACTCCAGGTTGAAAAAGAAATGTGTCAACGGCTTCATCATGTTCTGTCGTGTCAACAGGAAGGTTTACTTGCG CTGCCATCCTGGTACCCCGTCCACTGTGGTCACGAAGGAGCTGGCGAATCTGTGGCACATCATGCCCAAGCAGGAGAGGCGTGTGTACAG CATGAAGGCTCGCCGCTTCAGCTGCCAGCAGAACCGCAACGTGAAGCTGAAGGGTGAGGTGGAAGGGGAGGAAGATGTCGTCCCAAGCCCCCTACACACACTGCTGGCTCACAGAGACTACTCTGCAGCCAGAGGAGTGCTCCAAGGGCACCCTCACATGCTGAGCTGCACAGAGAACATTTAA